A window of Daphnia magna isolate NIES unplaced genomic scaffold, ASM2063170v1.1 Dm_contigs175, whole genome shotgun sequence genomic DNA:
TACAAGTAAATCCGTCTTCTTGTTCATTTGTgttatccttttcttgttttcggaattcctttattgttttgttttattttattgtattttatttatttttttttaattttttttatatatatagtgaATATCATGCCTACGCCCGATTTCGCAACATTCTTCCTCTGCTGTACGCCCGGTTCTTGTGGTGGGCAGAATCAGGGGATGATATTTATCATCCTTCGGTTTCGGTTTCGAACATATATCCGGAGCTGATATATTCCGAGATTCAGATACGACTTGAGCACCGTCAAGTCTGATTGGATGTTTTGAACCATTTGAATGATTTTGCTGAGGATGATTGATTTGCTTTCCGTCGGTGTGCTCTATTTTTCactatggttttgtttttgtttttgtttttatttttgtttctttgtttttgtttttgtttttttaagtactgattggaaataaaatcctttactacatctacgatttttttttatatatgtttggtgttgttgtttttgtttttgttttttttcgttatttgttaattgtgcGTTTTAAATGGTCTTCTGGAGTACATCTGCATAGATCCTCCCACACCATTCCGTAGCCAACGACATAGCTGCATGTCGTGTGACTTCCCGtacattccttgttttgctcgttttcccattttaattcttcgataggatacaattttcctttctttggtgcACTCGGTGTGTTTATCGACGTaaggttttcttttggtgtttctgTCGCTGACGTCATTAAAGGTGCAAATTCCCTAATAAACGGTGTTTCATTTGCTCCTCCAGCGCTGTAGATGGGTTCTGGTATCATGGAATCCATTTCTTGAATATCACTTTCGCTCACTTTACGTGATTGCTTGCGTCGTCTGAAGCTTTCTTTAATCCGTGGAATAGGATTacaggcaataaaaattcttagacAGATGAGAAATAGGATGAATCCTATCGCGGAGAGAGCCATGATTTTTAATgtgtcaaaccaggaaaacatgTTTCCGATTTGATTGTCCTGTTCTTCTGTTACTAGGATGTTAGgtaactctttgccttctccTTCATTAATTCGTCCCACCAGGTCATTTAGGATgttcagctgttccatttccattgttccATGAGCTGGGTGGTTCCTTAATCCATAGTCGAAACTGTTTAAGTGCAGTTCTTCGAattctgcaattaaatccAGATTTGAGGTGTGTATGGTCGCCTCTTGTTTAATCCAGTCTCCTGCTGTTGCGTTATGTTGCCACGTATGAGGATATCCGTTGATGTTTATCAATTGTGATTTCCAAAAAAACTCCGAATACGGGTGAATAGACCATCCGTCGAGTCCGATcgtacagttgttttttccgtaAACGAAAAATGGCTGGAACCCACACTTGGTCTCTTTTGCTGATAGTGATATCCTTTTTGGGTCGCATTGTTGCAATGTCATAGCCTGACAAAAACCATTTATCCTTGTACACATTGGAAGTCCGAGTGCAGCGGCTGCAAGCAATCCATTTATTTGGGCTAAGATTATGGCTTGCTTTCGTTTTATCTTTGATAACTGGCAGTACACATCCCGAATTTCCTTTGCCAATTTATTGTCGTGTTCAGTTTCTATACTGATTTTGTATTGCTCGTGCATTTTTCCAAGCTCGTATTTTATCAAAAAACTTAGCTCCTCAGTGGATTTTTGGTAGACCGTTACTTGTATTAGCGTCATTTAGCGGTCGATAGTCATCTACTACAAGTTCGTgtgctgtattttctttttgttgtcttgAAACCTTAAATTGATCATCTGAACTTTTGTCTTCAAATTCTGACTTAACTTGGGTTGTATTGTGTTGTTTCTCAATTTGgtctatatttttttcttcgtcatcctttgattttgttattccAGTGGTTGTTGTTTCGCTTGGCTGTTCTCTTATTTGACTTGGTATAGGATATTTTAGGCTTATAGTTGGCTCGGTGGAAGAAATAATCTCAGCTTGGTtagattttggttttattttgtCTGTTGTTGTGGTTTCTGTGTtaactttttctgtagttgtagATGACTGTGTCGTGATAGCCGCTTTGGGTGATGTACTAGTTAATGTTGTTGATGCGGTTGTTGATGTTATTGTTGGTAATTGCTCTGCTTTTGTTGATTTTGTAGTAGATTTTGATGTTGTAGTTGATTTGGGTGTAGAGGCCGGTATTTGTGTgatagtggttgttttagtGTGGTAGTACTTGATTTTTGAATGATggtggtcggtttttgtgtggtagtgGTCTGTTTTTGTGTGATTGTGGTcggtttttttgtggttgtggtcggcTTTTTTGTGGCAGTAGTTGATtttgtcgttgttgttttgaatgtttttgtcggttttgttgctgttgtgaGTGGCCgaatcgttgttgttgttgtttctgttttcGCACTTGTTGTTACTGTGGCTGCAATGGAAGGTATGACTGATTTATCTGTTGTAGCAGTCATAGATGTTGCTGACTTTGTCGTTATGGttgaatttttagttatttcttccgttgcgtttgttttatagttaatCTCCTTTGGATCACGATGGTTAAATGGTGGCAAGATTGgtagattttttccaaataaggCGTGTTGAGTATGAAGAGATATTATTGCTGCTGCCGACAATGTTCTAGGTTGATGTGGGTTTCTGTACTCGAAactaaaatgttgtttctggCTTGTTCCATGACAGTGTCCCAACGATAATTTGTCGACCCGTCTTGTTAGGCATTTCCGGTCCGAAGCGCCTGAATGAAGTCCTGTTCTATCACTTGCCATTAATTGTCCTGTGTGATCGAATGTTCCCCAGATGGAACTTTTATCTGAGCATTCGTACAGGatgagcatcgttgtgttcgctttaatgcagttgtttgtgttaaatGGTCTTATCGTGAAGTCGGAGGAATATTCGAAGGCTTGGCCCTTGCTGGAGGCTTCGCTACAGTTAGCCACGGTTGTCTGTGATTGCACCAAGGGGTCATTacttgttaataatttttgtagacttgtttgacatttgatCCAATTAGGATCGCATGCTTCGAGTGTTATTGCTTTGTTGACGCCATTgtgtgttaaacatttttcatcgggTGACTTACCATGTTTCATTAGTCCCCATCCTATCATGTCCCATATGATATTTCCTCTCCCATGGTTCCGTTTCAATAATCCTCCGAAAATTGGCGAACTGACGGTTGTCGTTACTGATGTCCTCTGTTCCAGCTGgatttcttcgaattcgtCAATGGATGCATCTGGGAAATTATCCAACACATCCGGGTTTGTTGTTAGGATTTCGATAACCCATTGTTGACTTTCACTAATTGTCCCCTGTCTACTGCACGTTTTTAGTGTTGCCAATCTAACTCGTCCCTCTTCTTCGTCATGTACagtacccacacaaagtttggaaacacgacgagtgtttccgcgcttttaacacggcggcttacgggccaaagtgtctgcctttttacgcgataactcacgtttgagttatcgcaaacaaatccaaaaaaatcctcttgttgaggaataaatttcctttcaccatgatttttttgaaatttttgtgaatagaagtttagccccaaagtcataggtataaagtttggaaacatcggcgcgctcgccatatgtttccatgctaaagtgtatgttactgaaaaaattattaaaaattccaatatatgaatttttaatagaaacttttacaaacggtagacgatagtcgtctacattttgacaaagtttaaatttttttttatgaaaggcTGATTTTTGCcggttttttaaataaacaatgccGATCAATTTTGGgctgaaaaatatttaaatttgatttgGTTACCcttccccccaaaaaacaaagCCACAGAAATGAATCGCCAGTGCCAATAGCTTCCGTCGTCGGAACTTCTGttccccctttcttccccttttgctTTTCCCTTCCATTCTTCCCCCGGGCTAGGATTTCGTCCCCTCGCCACGAAAGATTGATCGGCattgtttattaaaaaattggaaaaaatcaGCCTttcataaaacaaaattgaaactttgtcaaaatgtagatgactatgtcgtctaccgtttgtaaaactttcaagtaaaaattcatatattggcatttttaataattttttcagtaacatacactttagcatggaaacatatggGGAGCGCTtcgatgtttccaaactttatacctatgactttggggctagacttctattcacaaaaatttcaaaaaaatcatggtgaaaggaaattatttcttcaacaagaggatttttttggatttgctttgcgataactcaaacgtgagttatcgcgtaaaaaggcagacacttcggcccgtaagccgccgtgttaaaagcgcggaaacactcgtcgtgtttccaaactttgtgtgggtactGTAAGGTGATGCATAGGCCTGTTTCCAGAGAAATCCATTGGTAGTTAGTTAAATCCAGTATCCACCTTGATGTGTTTTCGGTACAATTTTCTGCCATAATTTggttgttttcatttgccacGATGCAGATGTTAGTGTTTATAAGCCTTATGCTGTGATCTACGATGTATTCGAATTTTGTTCCTGTTGGCAAAGGCTCTTGGATATCATATTGGTTGTGGACTGATACTTGCGTGTTTATTGATGAGCCATTAACCATGAGATATGCAATTGTATCTTTTTTAGTCataattccattttcttctacgtttGTTATTATAGGATTTCCCATTCGTATCGAACCCCATTCATACGATATGCTGTAAAGTCTTTTCCCCatagcttctttttcagcacggttgtcaagaaattcaatttcgttattAGTCGACCGTTTTACTTTGCTCGCTACTGGGTCTGCGTATTCATTGCAAGACCATGTATCTACATTTACTTGGTTCTCACAGGATggtaatgaaatttaaaattttaatataactttgtggtcgtctctcctggaaaaataagaaatgtcaaAGGCATCCCAACTACTTTAAATCCAGGTTGggtaaattctttattatttatatctggtttgttagagAAGGTTATTTCTAtctgttttttattatctAGAAGACGGCTAGTGTTTACATTAATCATTGAGTTTGTTAATTCTATATACCcttcacctttaaaaataatttgtgaattAGATCTTGTTTGGCCGGAACATCTCGTGCCATATAATGTTTAAGTCGGTTGCAgtgaaaaatcgatttttgtttttcatttgtaatgttttggatttcgtacgtAATTTCTGAGAGACCGcgtatgattttaaatggaccattccatctatttataaattttccggCTTGGGGTGGTGCTTTTAATAGTACCAGATCACCTGGATTGTACTTGACACTTTTTGTCCCGCCATCATaatactttttctgcttcgtttgagctttgaacaaatgttGGTTCGCTAATTATTGTGCCTTTCTCCACTGGCGAGCatattcttcatgttgatttccTTCCATTTCGTAATGACGGTTGATCTTAATGTCGTTTGGTAGAATGGGTTCTCTTCCGTAGAATAGGTAAAATGGGCTATCTTTAAGAGTTGCTTGTTTAGACGTGTTGTATGCAAATGtgacgaatggcagatatCTGTCCCATTCCTCGGGTTCGTCTACCACATAACAAGCAATCATATCACATAGTGTTCTGTTAAACCTTTCTACTaatccatcggtttgtggatgatatgcaGTTGTACGCATctgttttatcttaaataatttgcatatttcttgaacaatatttgatacaaaattttttccttaatctgtcaacacgatttctggggctccatattttgttattaacttatttactagaatattggctattgtttgtgcggtttgatttttcattggaaatgtaaagacaagtctactggcatagtctgacaatactaaaatatatttatatcccttaacactttcttgaattggtccaactgcatccattgcaattctttcccataccctatctactggtggcaaaggttgcaatggtgctttactcttgccaaatgcttttcgtcttgcacactttaaacaactgttaacgtatgccgtgacatcagatcgcatattaggccaagagtattgcctttgtagtcttgctagagtttttgttatacctaaatGTCCCGCTAATATGTGGTCATGATTTTCCTccatgatttctcttattttcacaATGGGAACTACTATCCTTCCATATCTATCAatttgttcttgtttctcatttaacctatatccatttatatttccctttttattgccgttctgtatctttttaagattctctattattcttcggcaatagttatcttcatgctgtaattcagtccattctttctccaaattattaacctggggttctgttttcgattctacttTAGAAATGGGTAATATTGGGATACGACTAAGAGTGTCggcgttttggtgtgacttaccaggtcgatatccgattacgatttcaaattcttgtaatttcaatgcccatcttgctagtcgtcctgccggttcagatttgctcatcaaccattctaaaggtcgatgatcagtgaataccgtgaacttccggccgtataagtacgttctgaatacatctacagcatgaatgattgcatatgcttctttctctgttgttgaccatttggcttcacggtcgttcagatgtttagaagtatacgcgatgacgacttctaggtcgtctgattcactgtgatcctgttcgtcggtcgcagctgaatccgctgattggggtggaggttgtatttgtgccaagactgctcctattccgtatcctgatgcatccgtatagatgataaattcgcgcgtgaaactgggatagctcagaataggtctagatatgagacagttctttatacaatcaaaggcgtccctttgttcttccccccatttccattcgactgacttccttgtcagtgctgtcaatggatgagctttatcagcgaaagctctgataaattttcgatagtaacttgctagtcccaaaaatgaactaaattcttttgtgtttttaggtgcagggtaattaataattgattcaaattttttaagatttggtgttatgccttgttctgatactatgtaacctaaatagtccaacttctcttgaaagaattcgcattttttcgttttagttttaaacccacttttgtcaacaatttaaaaacttcttctaaatgttttatatgttcgtcaatcgaactactgaaaacaataatgtcatctagataaaccaatgcaaacttaaaaagtacatctttcaggatgttattcattgctctttgaaaagtgcttggtgcatttgttaatccaaatggcatacgattgaattcatattgtccaaattcacatataaaggctgttttatatttatcgatttcttctattttttatttgccagtatccgcttaataaatccagtgttgaaaaataatttgaaccgcacaatgcatctacggtatcatctattctaggtaagggatatctatcttttatcgttattttgtttaattgtctatagtcaatgcacattctcatttcaccatcCTTTTAGTTAACCATTACAATTGCTGCTGAGAATGGACTATGACtatctcttattattttatgttgTAGTATACtatcaatcttcgattttaccgtattttttagcgcttcaggcgttctacgcagacgctgattaattggtgcgctagctcccgtattaatgaaatgtttgacaataatagccaacccaaggtctgattctttatctgcaaacaatctttcgttttttacaagcaaccattcaatttttgtttttacttcattaggaaaattgggtattttaaactccttcttttctaattttctattttcctggtttgatcaatctaattgactaaaagcttctaaattaatgtagtcttttgtagttaatggaagttcttcttcttttacatTGGATAAAGGCCTTAGTGGGATATTTATTCCCACTTCGGAAAATATtatgctatacaatggcaatatacttTCGGAAAAACTACGTTCTACTCCATAGTGATCATAactgatctgcttatttttagtgttaatttttacgctattgctagccaaaaaatctaatcctaagatacaattttcattaagattttccattacataaaagttgtggttaatTAAATGATTCTTAtctattgttattttaaattcattttggCCTAATGATTTGAGTTCTTGTCTTGatactgtcctaaatatcggatcatccatgttttttatttgttttaaatttttatcacttattttaaaataaaagctagatgaaattaaactgGCTGCTGCACCAAtgtctactaaagcttttgtttctttttcacaaattctaattgggatacgtataaatttaggtatttccgccgtaaagttaggttttacatgatagtgattaatgctattggaattatagagtgagtggtttcctacatttgacgtcttggttgacggttgatacgtgccatatctgtccaacattctcttgcaattttgtccttttttgttacacttgtagcacgtaatgtcactgtttttcgctggctgtgtgttgtgaaaaggttgTACTCGTGGCTGATACTGATCACCAGTCGATTCACgccatggctgattttgagggttcccaaaatttgaggGTTGGTATATATTCCTTCGCGGTTGATACAAATTATTCTGTggccgttgaaattgtctttggtttagttgccgttggccattttgatgtggcccgTATGAATAAGGTGTTTGGCGTTGCCTTGTtgattcttgaaaactttcccttcccctctgggcgttatagttttctctatatgggctggcttctctgcttctggaaaaacttggttctcgGCTGCATGAGTAGCTTGATTCGCGGCTGTTTTGCTGGTTATTGTTAAATCGTACTCTCGGATACTGTGGTCTTGATGGGATACTTGTTCCCGTGATTGTGATCTGCGGggctcgtattggtcagtgGCTGGTAtgactgcagttttttcctgtgatatttcatttttattagtacattccatctctaaaattttctgtcttaatttctctatttcgaaatcctgttgctttccatggtgtgcaatgccagcaatgactgctgttagttctttgtcgtcgttgttttccttgttttgcaagatctgttctgaaataaacagttgtttgcatagtgcatcgaggtcgttggcatcttctggcattcgtaggtaaagttccgtttttatttttggtaagatcccttggattaaaattttaattttggtggtatcccgcatttttttttctttactgaagagctggtcttccacaactgtcttgttgtggtcaagtttttcttcttttccttcgattccgtcgtataggttgtttagtcttgacacgaaagctctgcagttttcttccggtttctgttttagctgcaataattttttctttaaggtgGCTAGATCATACgcgtcttggaatcttgctatgattgctgatcgccagtcatcgtattcaagttcatctccttgttctgatacgtattcttcgtgccaatccagagcttcacctttaagtctgtctgaaaagaatcGTAATTTTTGGGTGTCGTCCcagttgttgtttcttgctacgtgctcagctgttttaagccactccgttatcattttgtctgtgctttttcctttgtatggagggatggattttttatcttctcgagaaaacagttcccccaatacttttactattggttgagtaaaggttttgatcatgtctatttcttctgTGGTAGGGgctttttctgtttattttcctattgggttGTGTCTCGAAGTCTCAGCTTCCTCGGAAGTATCGTGGTCAActcccatgattttaaaatttggtttctctttgttacgaagttcgttctgtttctgcaatagttctattgttttattctgggactctatttgtttttttagagtttcaatagtttgctgtTGCCTTAAAACTTGTTCTgtatctaattcgaaatgtaatgatttgtcgtttatttcacTTATTGACGTTAGATCGTTGATTTGTTCTATTAATGAAACTTCTCCTGTATGTTCTTCTGTTCTAGAATTGTCTGAGCTCTCTGCTTCGatgtaaaaagcttctttttgcttatactccactagacgttcctcaaggcgttgtatcttgctctcctgagttgaaatgagtgtttctttatctcttatttgtctttcgaggtttctattccttgcggctaattctagttgccctttgtgtagacagcttctttctccctttgttgtttcgagagagtttttcaattctattacctccttttctaattcgtcgcttctttctttctgtgcctttttgtgtttctttacggtattataactttctaggagtaacttgttttcgttttggagtttgtttatattttcttgaccttcggTTTCCACGTGGGCTGtagtttcttccttctttttcaatagttttttaagatattcttcgttttctgtgttttttcgaagtatttgttctaattcactgattcgctgataagttttttctagagaattctttaagaattcgttactttctattattttttaggTCGATTGATTTgggttcctttctttttttgcaatttgtttttgtaagttaaagttttcttaaCTGATTTTgtctgttcgttttttctctgcgacttgttgtgcaagtgcttcttcttggagaacggtgtttactttgatcaagaattctttctctttaccgttaacagtttttaactgttgtaaaAGAGTGTCTACGTTACTAAATTTTCCTCCAAGTGACTGAATCTgatctcttatagtttttgttgttttacttatcgtctcgtgagtgattttgtctggcgtatttaaagtttcttttaatattgagtacgcaaattggtataaggcgttatgcgccgctgtatttgcctctttttttctatcttccaattcttttatcgtggctgttgttgaagttgtttgataactttttgatttttccttagtatacttgtattctaattcaactaattctttccagctgagaataaatgcggctcttggcgttttgatttcagagtcaggatttgttatatcatgggttttcaaatttgggtttaCTGGTGGTGAAGTTTCGTTAGTTAAGTCTGGGTAAACGGAGTCGGTCCTGAGAGTAGTCTgtggtaaaaaagatttctgcattcgcttaccgtgatggattttgttgaccgacgcaagtagtaagagaaaaaaaaattattagcaCTTTATCCTCCTGATTCAATTTTATTGTCTACTGTTTCGAAGTCTTTTTATACCGGTGAcagaatcttttatttcaatttcaagtctcgttgggacctccaattgtaagatttgccaagcgtgtatttattgacttctacaatagcaatacaatcaaaccaagaagcatgacaATACTCTGactattgttgcgaataacattgcttttatacagaattgcaagtggcacattgggtgtggcttagatggcggtggcgtgtggtcacttggtcatgtgggcgtttccttggtgtacaccttgcgtacactcaatgtccgtgcagatttgccatcttctgtaaagcgtaaataatgcagttggctcgttacacagtgtattcacattgaatacaagtatatttgatcctgtttacatatagaagtaaaaactcatagtataacagtgtattcacattgaatagaagtatatttgattctgtttacatgtagaagtataaactcataatataacagcgtattcacattgaatacaagtatatttgatcctgtttacatatagaagtaaaaactcatgttatcacagtgtattcacattgaatacaagtatatttgatcctctttacatatagaagttaaaactcatggtatcacagtgaattcacattgaatacaagtatatttgattatgtttacatatagaagtacaaacttataatataacaggatattcacattgaatacaaggctatttgatcctgtttacatatagaagtaaaaactcatggtataacagtgtattcacattgactacaagtatatttgattctgtttacatgtagaagtataaactcataatataacagtgtattcacattgaatacaagtttatttgatcctgtttacatattgaagttaaaactcatggtatcacagtgtattcacattgactacaagtatatttgattctgtttacatgtagaagtataaactcataatataacagtgtattcacattgaatacaagtatatttgatcctgtttacatgtagaagtataaactcataatataatagcgtattcacattgaatacaagtatatttgatcctgtttacatataaaagtaaaaactcattgtatcacagtgtattcacattgaataaaagtagatttgatcctgtttacatatagaagttaaaattcatggtatcacagtgtattcacattgaatacaagtatatttgattctgtttacatgtagaagaataaactcatggtatatcagtgtattcacattgaatacaagtatatttgattctgtttacatgtagaagtataaactcataatataacagtgtattcaaattgaatacaagtctatttgatcctgtttacatatagaag
This region includes:
- the LOC123467349 gene encoding uncharacterized protein LOC123467349; the protein is MTKKRDDESQQWVIEILTTNPDVLDNFPDASIDEFEEIQLEQRTSVTTTVSSPIFGGLLKRNHGRGNIIWDMIGWGLMKHGKSPDEKCLTHNGVNKAITLEACDPNWIKCQTSLQKLLTSNDPLVQSQTTVANCSEASSKGQAFEYSSDFTIRPFNTNNCIKANTTMLILYECSDKSSIWGTFDHTGQLMASDRTGLHSGASDRKCLTRRVDKLSLGHCHGTSQKQHFSFEYRNPHQPRTLSAAAIISLHTQHALFGKNLPILPPFNHRDPKEINYKTNATEEITKNSTITTKSATSMTATTDKSVIPSIAATVTTITVYQKSTEELSFLIKYELGKMHEQYKISIETEHDNKLAKEIRDVYCQLSKIKRKQAIILAQINGLLAAAALGLPMCTRINGFCQAMTLQQCDPKRISLSAKETKCGFQPFFVYGKNNCTIGLDGWSIHPYSEFFWKSQLININGYPHTWQHNATAGDWIKQEATIHTSNLDLIAEFEELHLNSFDYGLRNHPAHGTMEMEQLNILNDLVGRINEGEGKELPNILVTEEQDNQIGNMFSWFDTLKIMALSAIGFILFLICLRIFIACNPIPRIKESFRRRKQSRKVSESDIQEMDSMIPEPIYSAGGANETPFIREFAPLMTDEILMTWIEEDTPQLEISETLPTGNDWEDELLANLMSNEAKGEIQISANASESMQVSRNINMEEDITRYSNSDSDCEFMQKKRYSNSESDCEFMQEKSSISPSETEEEET